A part of Aspergillus flavus chromosome 1, complete sequence genomic DNA contains:
- a CDS encoding fungal-specific transcription factor domain-containing protein: MESPDARAVPLNGDTETPACQSCRSRKLRCSRDLPSCTRCQRLGVDCYYDYTKNKPGVKVGIIQTLTQRVESLEAQLEALSAQNQAVSGIPSPASTVQDVNALRNLVSSLMEEWRENNTPPNDAPDQRLNSPPDRDVQDSTTSASGPETSRKRPCPDPGSSVDYTSQVDLPPDNLINGILDAYFSVVHPFIPILHEPLLRSRLRDPAERPKLIPLLHAMMVCSLRYVANERLAAEWSTSHPGALQKSRDFVVLSSIDNLSVESAQSLIIIAFVHICDGNGGKAWPIVGALTRAVVYMGLHIEPDEGQQGDPCIEPIRCLPPARVWTEMEERRRVFWNVFLLDRFCSFTTGWNMSLSSDDVKLRLPSDGTYWAKEEPVTTPFFNIWDTTLAKIGKSVSFLPGHLSSLADKEKYVDNTPSRSERVSPVLQASGTHTVDLSTIGSFAYCIEATESLNRIVKFFLQRPVNLQSKQEFGAWLTRFKELDLQLIHWKMFLPRRWKDSNISKEPAFVHMDPNLTLAHITHNTSMILLHQCIAYPRANLVDKLRQASISSAETCQLAASETANIVQKYLQYTPFVGLVNAQFVFCAFVSARVMLVHSRLHRTELPEGYNILLWSLEQMSARWVSSNPNLRLAQGNDNFANALLSQLQRLQERCKYIEPSELDALGYAVEVSLALGIRRPPDSLGESQWVRERRAQQRHSIIPVNGQRSHYMNSSPSVQRSNQRSIHGHAYAAQQDVAPSVNATPPGPQVESVEAVRNMSLWNGNHTPSQERMGTFRTEGVYSTRTGPQAPMDGLFPAAAPSPFDGSDSFAALSNFLLDPQYLDMDRIISFQDSFTR, from the exons ATGGAATCCCCCGACGCCCGAGCAGTGCCTCTCAATGGAGACACAGAAACGCCCGCTTGCCAGTCATGCCGAAGCCGTAAGCTGCGGTGCTCAAGGGATCTTCCCTCATGCACTCGATGTCAACGCCTCG GTGTTGACTGCTACTATGATTATACAAAGAATAAACCTGGGGTTAAAGTGGGCATAATTCAGACACTGACTCAGCGAGTGG AGTCGTTAGAGGCTCAATTGGAAGCACTAAGCGCCCAGAATCAGGCTGTTAGTGGTATTCCAAGTCCTGCAAGCACCGTTCAGGATGTGAACGCGCTCCGAAACTTGGTTTCATCCCTGATGGAGGAGTGGCGAGAGAATAACACGCCCCCAAATGATGCTCCAGACCAACGTCTTAACTCCCCTCCGGATCGAGATGTGCAAGATTCCACAACGTCGGCTTCAGGTCCTGAGACCTCGCGGAAAAGGCCATGTCCAGACCCCGGGAGCTCTGTGGATTACACAAGTCAAGTGGACCTGCCTCCAGATAACCTAATCAATGGTATTCTGGATGCATATTTTTCGGTCGTTCATCCGTTCATCCCAATCCTCCATGAGCCACTTTTGCGATCTCGCCTGCGTGATCCAGCTGAGAGGCCGAAGCTAATTCCCTTACTGCATGCGATGATGGTATGTTCCTTACGGTACGTTGCTAACGAGCGACTTGCTGCAGAGTGGAGCACATCCCACCCAGGCGCACTACAGAAATCTAGAGACTTTGTAGTTCTCTCAAGCATAGACAACCTTTCGGTAGAAAGTGCTCAGTCCCTCATTATTATTGCCTTTGTCCATATATGCGATGGTAACGGAGGCAAAGCGTGGCCGATTGTCGGAGCGCTGACCAGAGCTGTTGTATACATGGGACTGCACATTGAGCCAGATGAAGGCCAGCAAGGGGATCCTTGCATCGAGCCAATCCGATGTCTACCACCAGCCCGGGTATGGACAGAAATGGAGGAGAGGCGTCGAGTTTTCTGGAATGTCTTTCTTCTAGACCG ATTTTGTTCGTTCACTACAGG CTGGAACATGAGCCTGTCCAGTGATGATGTGAAGCTTCGTCTTCCCAGTGATGGCACCTACTGGGCCAAAGAGGAGCCAGTCACTACACCATTTTTTAACATATGGGATACAACGCTGGCAAAGATAGGGAAGTCGGTATCTTTCCTTCCAGgccatctttcttcactTGCCGACAAGGAGAAATATGTGGATAATACCCCGTCAAGGTCCGAACGTGTGTCCCCTGTTTTACAAGCATCTGGAACCCACACAGTGGACCTCTCTACCATCGGCTCTTTTGCATATTGTATCGAAGCGACTGAATCACTCAATCGTATTGTGAAGTTTTTTCTCCAACGACCAGTCAATCTCCAGAGCAAACAGGAGTTCGGTGCTTGGCTAACCCGCTTCAAGGAGTTAGATCTCCAGCTTATCCA TTGGAAAATGTTTCTCCCTCGACGGTGGAAAGACTCCAACATTTCTAAGGAGCCTGCGTTTGTGCATATGGATCCTAACCTGACTCTTGCACACATCACCCACAATACGTCAATGATCCTTTTACATCAGTGCATTGCCTATCCACGGGCTAACCTTGTGGATAAGCTGAGACAAGCAAGCATCTCTAGTGCTGAAACGTGTCAACTCGCCGCGTCAGAAACAGCCAATATTGTTCAAAAGTATCTACAATATACACCTTTTGTTGGCCTTGTAAATGCACAGTTCGTGTTCTGCGCTTTCGTCAGCGCCCGTGTCATGCTTG TGCATTCTCGCCTTCATCGCACAGAGCTTCCGGAGGGGTACAACATTCTTCTATGGAGTCTTGAACAAATGTCCGCGCGATGGGTTTCGTCGAACCCAAACTTAAGATTGGCACAGGGAAACGACAACTTTGCCAATGCCCTTCTTTCTCAACTTCAGAGGTTGCAGGAGCGGTGCAAGTACATTGAACCTTCTGAATTGGACGCCTTGGGCTATGCCGTCGAAGTAAGCCTTGCGCTTGGAATACGTCGCCCACCGGACAGCTTAGGTGAGAGCCAGTGGGTCCGGGAACGACGCGCCCAACAGCGACATAGCATTATACCTGTTAATGGCCAGCGGTCCCATTATATGAACAGTAGTCCCTCCGTGCAGAGATCAAATCAACGTAGCATTCATGGTCACGCATATGCAGCGCAACAGGATGTCGCACCATCTGTGAACGCTACACCTCCCGGTCCCCAGGTAGAGTCTGTCGAGGCAGTGAGAAATATGAGCCTGTGGAATGGAAATCATACCCCAAGTCAGGAACGTATGGGTACATTCCGTACTGAGGGTGTATATTCCACACGCACTGGCCCTCAAGCACCAATGGATGGTCTATTCCCGGCTGCTGCACCGTCACCCTTTGATGGCTCAGACAGTTTTGCAGCGTTATCTAATTTTCTTCTGGACCCTCAATACCTTGACATGGACCGGATTATCAGTTTTCAGGACTCGTTTACTAGATAA